The sequence ATTTCGACAAAATCTTTTATATTCCTTCAAAAAAATGGATTATTTTTGTTTTCCAATTAAAATTTTCCATTTTTCCTTTTTAGATTTTCCGTCAAAAGAAAAAATTTTACTTCGTCCATGTCCACGTACAGAGATGGTATCCCCTTCACCACATTCAAAAGAGGTGCTATCTATAAGCTTCCAATTCACCTTAACCAATCCCGACTTAATTAATGTCTGAGATTTTTGCCTTGATATTTGATAAATAGTTGCATTCATCACGTCAAGCCTGAGTGAAGAAACAGTAATCATTGTTTCAACCCATTGTTCTTGTTGAAAGATGGCATCTGAAATAGGCTGTTTAAACAGTTCAACATTTGCTTTTCCGATTGATTGCACTTCTAATTGTACATAATCGGCTATTTCCTCTGCACAAAAAAACTGAATCCTGTCATTTGATAACAAAATATCTCCAAATTTATCTCTTTTCAATCCGATTGACATCAAACTTCCCAATACTTGAGGATGTGTCAAATTAACAAATTTATTAGGGTATTTCACTTCAAACAAAACAATATTATAATCCTCTACTGTAACCTCATAATATTCAGGATAAATAACAGCACGTTTTCGTTCCGTATAATCGGAACCACCAAAATAGCTAATGTTTAGATTTTGATGGCCAACAACGGATTCAAGAATTTGCTGTTCACGAGGATCAAGAAAATCAGTTAATTTAGGTGCATATGTATCTTCTACAAATTGCTTCCAATTGATCGCTTGGTCTATAAAACCTCGCTCCTCGGGACGAAAGTGCTGATAAATGGACATATTCTTCACCTTTACTCTAATTGTAACTCTTTCCAACAGAAAAAGGGACTAACTTTTGAGCCCCTTCAAATTGCTCGATAATCAAATTTCTCTCCGCCGAATTTGCGTCTGGATTTATAAAGTTAAAAATCACATAAATAACCTAGGTAAATTATAGAGACCGACCGTTGCAAATCTCAACACAAATAATGCGACAAGCGGAGAAAGATCAATCATTCCAAGTGGAGGAATAAATCGCCTAAACGGCTCCAAATAGGGTTCACAAATTCGTGCTAAAAGTTGCCCAATTCTTGTGCCTCTAGCATTTGGAAACCATGACATTAAAATATAGATAATTAATGCCCAAGAATAAATACTGATTAACCGTGCTATAAGATCAATAATAAAGAACATTAAACTTTACCACCTCGAGTGTTCAAATTCCTTGTCCGAAAGAAGTTCTGAAATTGATCCAGTAACTTCGATATTATCTGGAGTACAGAGGAAAATATCTGTTCCAATCTTTTGAATGTCTCCACCAATGGCATAGACAGTACCACTTAAAAAGTCTACAATTCTTCTTGCTTGGTCATGCTCAATCCGTTGAAGATTTACAACTACTGCTTTCCGGTTTCGTAATTCATCCGCGATATCTTGGGCTTCTGCATACACACGAGGTTCAATTAAAATTACTTTGGATGATTGTTGAATGCTTTGAAGGCTAACAACATTTTGCTTTTGAACCGGTTTATGTTTTTTTTCCGGTTCATATTCTTCCTCGTATTCTTCTTCCTCTGCATAGTCATCATCCAAAAAGAAGAATGTTTTAAATTTAGATTTAATACTCATATTGGGAACCTCCTACTTTTCTTCCCCGACGAGAGCTGTTCCTATGCGTATCATTGTTGCCCCTTCTTCTACTGCAATTGCATAATCATTTGACATTCCCATCGACAACTCTGTACACGGCGCATATTCTAGTTCCATTTGCTGTACTTGTATTTGTAAAGATTTTAATGTTTGAAAACAATGTCTTAATACTGATTCATCATCCGTTAGAGGTGCCATCGTCATTAATCCAACCACTTCAACATTGG is a genomic window of Niallia sp. XMNu-256 containing:
- a CDS encoding RNA-binding protein, with the protein product MSIYQHFRPEERGFIDQAINWKQFVEDTYAPKLTDFLDPREQQILESVVGHQNLNISYFGGSDYTERKRAVIYPEYYEVTVEDYNIVLFEVKYPNKFVNLTHPQVLGSLMSIGLKRDKFGDILLSNDRIQFFCAEEIADYVQLEVQSIGKANVELFKQPISDAIFQQEQWVETMITVSSLRLDVMNATIYQISRQKSQTLIKSGLVKVNWKLIDSTSFECGEGDTISVRGHGRSKIFSFDGKSKKEKWKILIGKQK
- a CDS encoding YggT family protein — its product is MFFIIDLIARLISIYSWALIIYILMSWFPNARGTRIGQLLARICEPYLEPFRRFIPPLGMIDLSPLVALFVLRFATVGLYNLPRLFM
- a CDS encoding cell division protein SepF; its protein translation is MSIKSKFKTFFFLDDDYAEEEEYEEEYEPEKKHKPVQKQNVVSLQSIQQSSKVILIEPRVYAEAQDIADELRNRKAVVVNLQRIEHDQARRIVDFLSGTVYAIGGDIQKIGTDIFLCTPDNIEVTGSISELLSDKEFEHSRW